TTGTGTTCTTAATGGAGACAAAACTGAGGAAGGCTGGTGGGGAAAGAATTAGGAGGAGGTTGAAGTTTGATGGGTGTTTGGTCATTGAACCTTTAGGGAAGAAGGGTGGACTAATGCTGTTATGGAAGCAACCTCTAGAAGTTGAGGTTCTAAACTACTCCAGATGGCATATTAATGCATGGATTAAAGAAGTGCAAGGAAATGACAAGTGGCTTCTAACGGGTTTTTATGGGCAGCCAGAGACAAATTTAAGGGAAGAGACTTGGAGTCTACTAAGCTCTTTCAAACCACAAGAAGACAAGGGGTGGTGTGTAATaggtgatttcaatgagataGCAGCCCATGATGAAAAGAGTGGGGGAAAACAAAAAACCGAAAGACAGATGGCCAGGTTTAGGGAAGTGTTGGAAGAAGGGGGTTTGTTTGATTTGGGTTGGAAGGGGGATAAGTACACTTGGAGTAATAAGCATGAGGATGAGACATTTACAAAAGAGAGATTGGATAGGGCTGTAGCCAACATCAAATGGAAGGAAAACCATTCAGATGGGTGGGTGGAAGTACTGGTGGCTAGGTGTTCAGACCATAGGCCCATTTTGTTGCACATGAACCAGGAGCATGGAAAACAGGGGCGCCATAAGAAACTGTTCAGATTTGAAGCTGGCTGGTCTTTGGATGAGAGCTGTGAAGAGGTGATTAACTCAGTTTGGAAGGAAAGGTTGAGGGGGAGGGAGCCCTCCTTGGGGTTAAATTTCAAACTTAATGAAACTAGAGAAGCTTTGGTAAGATGGAGTAAACAAAGGGTTTCTGACCATAAAAAAGCTCTAGCTGAGAAATCTGAGTTGCTGAAGGAGCTACAAAAGAATGAGGGAAGTCATAATATAGCAACCATAAAGGTTTTACAAAAGGAGATTGGTGTTTTGCTTGAGACAGAGGATGTGAAGTGGAGGCAAAGGGCAAAGGTTAACTGGTATCAGCTAGGGGATAAGAATACTAAGTTTTTTCATAGCTGTGCAAATGAGAGGAGGAAGAACAACAGGattcagatgattttggatgAACAGAACAGAAAGTACACGAGTCAAGAAGGTTTGGAAGGggttttcaaaagtttttttgaaAGACTTTTTGCCTCTTCTGATCCGAGGAGCTGTGACATTGAGGAATGCCTTAATGGCTTAAAGGGTTGTGTGACTAGCAGTATGAATGACCAGTTATCAAAAACCTTTACCAGAGAAGAAATTGAAGTAGCTGTCAAGAGTATGGCACCTCTCAAGTCCCCAGGGCCAGACGGGTTTGGAGcatgtttttttcaaaaacattggAACACAATTGGTGAGGAAGTTAGTGGCAATGTGCTGAGATGGCTCAATGAAAATTCCTTAACCTCGACTACAAACTTTACTTACTTAGCTCTTATTCCCAAGATTTCAGCCCCCAGAGTGGCAAGTGACTTTAGACCCATTAGCCTTTGTAATGTAGTCTATAAGATTTTGGCTAAGGTGCTGGCAAATAGACTAAAGGGGGTTCTTAATGAGATCATATCCCCTAATCAAAGTGCTTTCATCCCAGGGAGATTAATCTCAGACAATATTCTGGTTGCTTATGAGGTGTTGCATTCCATGAAAGTGAGGAAAAAAGGCAAAATGGGGAGTATGGCCATTAAGCTTGACATGTCAAAAGCTTATGACAGGATTGAGTGGTCTTATTTAAGAGCAGTGTTGGTCAAAATGGGATTCTGTGGAAAATGGATAGAGCTGATAATGATGTGTGTGTCTTCTGTTTCTTATTCTGTTCTTGTCAATGGGAAACCAAGTGGCCTAATCAAGCCCTCgagaggattgaggcaaggaGACCCGTTGTCTCCCTATTTGTTTATCCTATGTGCTGAGGGACTTAGCTCCCTATTCAACAATTCAGATCTTAGAGGAGAGACAAGGGGTGTGACTGTTTCAAGAGGGGGGTCTCGTATAAACCACCTATTATTTGCCGATGATTGTATACTTTATGGTAGAGCCAAGAAAGAGGAATATGACAGGATCCATGGCTTACTTAGTTTGTATGAGAAGGCATCTGGTCAGTTTCTCAACAAGGATAAAACTGCTGTTTTTTTCAGTTCAAACACTAAGGAAGTTGACAAGAGATTGATACTGGAAGGAGGGGGTGCAGTGTTGAGAGGGAACTATGAGAACTACTTGGGGCTTCCTGCTGTAGTTGGGAGTTCCAAATATAATGCTTTTAGAGGCATTAAGGAGAAAGTATGGAGGAAAATCAACAATTGGAAGAATTCTTTTTTGTCTGCTGCAGGGAAAGAGGTACTAATCAAAGCTGTCCTTCAAGCTGTGCCTACCTACACTATGAGTGTTTTTCAGCTCCCTAAACAACTTTGCAAAGAACTCAATGTCATGCTTGGCAGATTCTGGTGGGGTAATCAAAAAAGTGGCAGAGGAGTGCACTGGTGTAGCTGGGAAAGGATGgggaaacaaaagagaaaaggaggGCTGGGGTATAGGGATCTCGAGAGCTTCAATTTGGCTCTATTAGCCAAACAAGGGTGGAGGATCCTTCAAAATGAGAACTCTATAGCTGCCAAGATTCTAAAAGAGAAATACTACAAAAACAAGTCTTTGCTTGATGCTAGTCTGGGACATAGACCTTCTTTTCTGTGGAGGAGTGTTTGGAATGCTTTGAGTTTGCTTAAGGAGGGTCTGATTTGGAAGGTGGGGAatggagaaaaaattaaaatttggggCAACAAGTGGCTTTCCACCCCTTCATCCTTCTCTATCCAATCACCAGTTTCTAGTTTGGATAAAGAAGCTAGAGTTTGTGAATTGATGCAAGGCAGAGGGGAGTGGAATACTCTTTTGATCCGAAACATTTTTAACAAGGAAGAGGCTGACCAGATCTGCAGTATTCCAATTAGCAGCATGGAGGTGGAGGACAGATTAGTATGGAGTCCCTCAAAAAAAGGCATTTTCTCAGTAAGGAGTGCGTATCATTTGGAGATGGAAAGAAAGCAGGCCATTAGAGGTGAAAATTCTAGGCATGAGGAGAGGGTTAAAGGCTGGGACAGCATTTGGGAGTTGGATGTTCCAAGGAAAGTTAAGCTTTTCCTCTGGAAAGCTACAAACGACTTCCTAGCTaccaaaaaaaatcttttcttgAAGAAGATAACAGGCAATCCCTTATGCCCCATCTGCAAACTAGATGAGGAGACTATTATGCATGTGGTGTGGCAATGTCCTGCAGCTGGTGATGTTTGGTCAGAATCTTCAAGCATTATGCAGAAAATGAAGAGGGAAGAGCATGATTTGCTGGCTTTATGGGAAAAACTTACTCTAAAGCTGAGTGAATTGGAGTTAGAGGAGGTTGCAGTGGTAATGAGGGGTCTGTGGGTGAGAAGAAATGAGAGTATCTTTGAAGATATCTTTAAGTCCCCAAGTCAAGTTATCAGCATTGCACAAAATGACTTGAAAGAGTACAAGCAGGCTCTACAGATGAACAAGGTAGCACTGAGGAATAATGAGGAAGGAGGAAGCAGAACCTTGAGGTGGGAAAAGCCAAGGACAGGGTCTGTCAAAGCAAATTGGGATGCAGCAGTAGATAAGAAGCAAAGGAGGGTGGGTTTAGGGGTACTAATTCGTGATGAAGATGGAAAGCCTCTAGTTGCTGTTGAAGGTCAGAAGGACAATGTAGACCATCCTGTTGTGGCCGAAGCTCAGGCTCTGTGGAAGGCAATGGTTATCTGTAGAGATCTCAGATTGGAAAAGGTCATTTTTGAGGGAGATGCACAAGTGATTGTCAAAGCAGTCAACAATGCAAGTGAAGATTTTTCTGTTTATGGTAGCTTAACTGAAGGTATAAAACATTTGTTAAAAGGAAGGACAAATTGGACAGTTCAATACACACATAGATCTAACAATGCAGCAGCACATACTTTAGCAAAGGAAAGTTTACATTCACAAACTGAATTAGTGTGGATAGAAGACATACCTGATAGCATTCAAAGAATTGTAGAGAGGGAGTGTCATTGTATTGAGTGACATTTTGATATCAATGAAGATGatgtttatttcaaaaaaaaaaaataaataaaaacatctccaagaattccaaaaaatcaaatcttacttctaacatattcataacatcatcctaagatcaaacatgctttaaaacatcaaacaaaactcaccaaaaaacacaaaacaacacttggagtttttggttttaaacttagtccaaaacagaaactgattttcccaactaactatgatcaatctcttgatccatggcttaaagacatgtgatcttcaaactaacacatcacatggtttaaaaatgtgtcctaaagaagatccaaccatcaaacttaaaatcacatggctaaaatttaataaaacatggatctaactcaaaaacatcaaagtttaggcctaaccgaaatcctcttgcatagaaaatcatatctttaaaaataatactaaata
This genomic interval from Juglans regia cultivar Chandler chromosome 3, Walnut 2.0, whole genome shotgun sequence contains the following:
- the LOC118347987 gene encoding uncharacterized protein LOC118347987, with amino-acid sequence METKLRKAGGERIRRRLKFDGCLVIEPLGKKGGLMLLWKQPLEVEVLNYSRWHINAWIKEVQGNDKWLLTGFYGQPETNLREETWSLLSSFKPQEDKGWCVIGDFNEIAAHDEKSGGKQKTERQMARFREVLEEGGLFDLGWKGDKYTWSNKHEDETFTKERLDRAVANIKWKENHSDGWVEVLVARCSDHRPILLHMNQEHGKQGRHKKLFRFEAGWSLDESCEEVINSVWKERLRGREPSLGLNFKLNETREALVRWSKQRVSDHKKALAEKSELLKELQKNEGSHNIATIKVLQKEIGVLLETEDVKWRQRAKVNWYQLGDKNTKFFHSCANERRKNNRIQMILDEQNRKYTSQEGLEGVFKSFFERLFASSDPRSCDIEECLNGLKGCVTSSMNDQLSKTFTREEIEVAVKSMAPLKSPGPDGFGACFFQKHWNTIGEEVSGNVLRWLNENSLTSTTNFTYLALIPKISAPRVASDFRPISLCNVVYKILAKVLANRLKGVLNEIISPNQSAFIPGRLISDNILVAYEVLHSMKVRKKGKMGSMAIKLDMSKAYDRIEWSYLRAVLVKMGFCGKWIELIMMCVSSVSYSVLVNGKPSGLIKPSRGLRQGDPLSPYLFILCAEGLSSLFNNSDLRGETRGVTVSRGGSRINHLLFADDCILYGRAKKEEYDRIHGLLSLYEKASGQFLNKDKTAVFFSSNTKEVDKRLILEGGGAVLRGNYENYLGLPAVVGSSKYNAFRGIKEKVWRKINNWKNSFLSAAGKEVLIKAVLQAVPTYTMSVFQLPKQLCKELNVMLGRFWWGNQKSGRGVHWCSWERMGKQKRKGGLGYRDLESFNLALLAKQGWRILQNENSIAAKILKEKYYKNKSLLDASLGHRPSFLWRSVWNALSLLKEGLIWKVGNGEKIKIWGNKWLSTPSSFSIQSPVSSLDKEARVCELMQGRGEWNTLLIRNIFNKEEADQICSIPISSMEVEDRLVWSPSKKGIFSVRSAYHLEMERKQAIRGENSRHEERVKGWDSIWELDVPRKVKLFLWKATNDFLATKKNLFLKKITGNPLCPICKLDEETIMHVVWQCPAAGDVWSESSSIMQKMKREEHDLLALWEKLTLKLSELELEEVAVVMRGLWVRRNESIFEDIFKSPSQVISIAQNDLKEYKQALQMNKVALRNNEEGGSRTLRWEKPRTGSVKANWDAAVDKKQRRVGLGVLIRDEDGKPLVAVEGQKDNVDHPVVAEAQALWKAMVICRDLRLEKVIFEGDAQVIVKAVNNASEDFSVYGSLTEGGAATLREAIFSTIHSNISEKPEPEGWSLKDEDAAVDSDDSTQPLDELHPSFLHPYTPTEVKTTDIVANTSQRRRGVAKGTEFEKMLKFGKIPLEIKDGTIGPSCNNRTVYTKRVTWIVKHYEEMRHVSWSVVDEKEKEKLIERVRANFVLDWTKKNHRLTVRNQLSRAYNVFHYKLHLKYLSYARHEEALANGGGLVKQPVWEWFCNRWGSDSFKNQMVEKMTAIEPYACTDEAAAGIFREVLGHRPGYSRGLGHSIMPESPRVLGVPNEEYERLVEENEQNRKKCRVLSKSA